The Tribolium castaneum strain GA2 chromosome 3, icTriCast1.1, whole genome shotgun sequence sequence gaaaatatttattcgaatattttgagcgttgtacgaattttggggcttcacaattattgcattgcctatgcggaataatcattgcatctttgatgcaagaaacgtatgttgacaaatgagagatgacgaggaaaacacgaataacgaatgactgtttggttcactttctttattggaaaattattacaaagacattgaaaagcctaccttttggcataatttacgtttaaatgtatcagcagttgttaatctttattgtagttttgtagatttaccgcagcatttcatgattttttcagtggaaaattctaacctaaaattcgtaacacttcactaatttattggtttcttgagccaaactttgtgttcgctgtgatcctttacttataatctttaattagacaactgtttgataacactttgtaatcaaaatttaaatatttttcactttttattcactttcaagttccaacaataaacactttataccacgaaaaactacagaaccaaagtcaacgctagtatttaccaccacgtacttttaaagtaattctttctattgtaagtaattaacactatacacgcaaaattgttgaacaattcattaaatgtcagttaaatgtggcattacgaaaatttcattactgttttcgacatagttcaaaagtcatcaccagagggcgtctagttaattttatttccgaatttcGACGAATTTGTCACTTTGACGattaaatttcataggtgacttgatgaatttttgaacacattgtatataaAATAAGTATCTATAAGGCATAAAAGATAATAAGAAACGTAACAAAGTgcttgaaaatttatttagattaAACCTTGttcgactacatatttcgtgATATACAACCGCCGTTTTTTGTAGTCTTCTGTATTCTTGATTGGTAAATTGAAAACGTCCGCCATATCTTCGCCACTTTCGACCGAATCGACCAAATCGGGGACCTCGTCTTTGTCGCTTTGCACAAATTTGTGAATTATATTCGTGATTATTACTCCGTAAAAGCTGTACTTTTTCCAGTCATTTACCAAATCCTCAAAAGGGTACAAATCGGGGTTACTTCCCAATTTCTTCAAATGGTCTCGTAACGAACTGTGGTacagttgtaaaattttatccaaatcGTTAATGTCCTCCTCGGAAATACAAGCGAAGAGAAAATACGACAAGTCATAAATTGGCGAAGTTAGGTAAATCAACTGCCAGTCGATCATCACAAAATCCGCCGGTTCTCCGttctagaaaaataaattaaaaaaaagccaACACGGAAAACCACTCACGATGTGGTAATGCATGAAGTTATTATTCCAGCAGTCGCCATGTGTTAGCACCTTCATCCCAGTCACAATTTCCCTCAAATTCTCCCAAAACGGCCGAATCCTCCGCTTGGAATCCTTCCACTTCCTCAAAACCCCATCCTCGAGCGCACCCGCCATCAAATCAGTTATTTCATCAAAGTTCCGCTCCATTGTCGTGATCATATCGGACGTTTTCATAAATTtgacgaaaaaatcaaacggTTTTTTAGCCAAACTCTCAAACCTTTGTGGTTCTTGGTCGCGCATTGCGATCGAAATCGCGTGCAATTTCCCGTAAGCTGACGCCACCAAATCAATGTGTTTTCTTGTAAGCGGAATTTTGCGGTCCCACAGGACGTAACCcttctttttcaaattatcCATCGCAATTATTTCCATATCGCCGCTGATCAACGTCCCGTAACACTTTACCACGTTATCGAACCCGTTCTCCACACCTCTCTCCCTTTGAAAACGCACAAAATCGGGGTAAACAGTTTCGTAGaacaaaatttcgttcaaataAGCCTCCTGAACTGGCGATTTCTCGCGCAGGAGTTTACTCTTCTTTGCACATTTTAGCACGAGATTGTGTTTTTTGGCGGTGTTTTCAGTCACTTGGACGAAAAGGATGTCTCCAAGGTAGCCATCACCCTTTTCCGAGTTTCCCTCAATTTTCACCGAGAAGTTATCagcgtttttcaaaattttggccaACCACGATTTTACCTCGATCTCGTTGCTAGTGTGGGACATTTTTGCGCAAAACTGCGATAAAGTACACCAGACAATGCTTATAAGGACGAGATAACCCAGTGACTTAACAGTTTCGCGATAGTCAACAATTATTTGCACTTAATTTATCTAATGATGCGTTCAGGCATAAATCAGATAACTTTTTGGTTTTGCGAAATGAAGGAAAATTTCTTGCTGCAAACTTTATGGTGGATACGAATGAACTGCtaggtaaattattttctatgaaaactagctaacaattttttttgttatagaatacattttttttaatctcgaaaaatattttaattttgctatGCAAACTCCATCTCATCaaaaagcttatcaaaaatatccatacataaaaaaaatggtcttttatttcaaatatgcgtactttaactaaaaatcaactatttactaaaactacaaagtattctgaatttttcggttgtaaatttgccaaaaaatattcataggtgactttgcagtgatttttcaaaaattgttttttttatgacgaaaagttgaataattccgaaacgaaaagaaatagaCCTGTagtagtttatataaagttacattattttttgcgtagaatctaattatgcaaaagtatatagtgttttattaaaaaaaaataactttggaTCACCACACTGTGTACAACaccataaataatctttagcaATAGATATTTACTGTTTTCTACTtagctatttttattttgatttagaGTTTactaagtattattattattaatttcccccagcgtttacaatttattcttAGGAAGTGCTAGCGTTTAAAGAAATAACTTAGCGTGTATTTTTCCCAAACTTTATTTTCAGAGAAATTTGTGGGCAAAATGCTCGAACACGTCCTTGATCCTTCGATTGTAGACGTCCAGATTTTGCATCTTAATCTGGAACGAGTCCTTGAAATCCTCGCCCTTTTCGGCCGTTTCCATCAAATCCGGGGCTTCGCTCGAATCACACAGACTGATTTTGAGCAAGAAAAGCGACTGGACTAGGCCGTACTTCCCAAACTCCCTCCAATGCTCCTTGAGTTTTTTGAAAGGGAAAAGGGCCTCAGCATCACAGCCTAAATCGGCCAAAAAGTCGCAAAAACTCGAATGGTACGCTTGGAGaataaaatcgaaattttctaaaactttTGCGTCTATTATTTTCTATGAAAACTagctaacaattttttttgttatagaatacatttttttaatctcgaaaaatattttaattttgctatGCAAACTCCATCTCATTaaaaagcttatcaaaaatatccatacataaaaaaaatggtcttttatttcaaaaacatgagttattcaacttttttttagaacatcctgtatattatctgcgtactttaactaaaaatcaactatttcctaaaactacaaagtattctgaatttttcggTTGTaaatttgccgaaaaatattcataggtgactttgcagtaatttttcaaaaattgttttttttatgacgaaaagttgaataattccgaaacgaaaagaaatagaCCTATagtagtttatataaagttacattatttttttgcgtagaatctaattatgctaAAATATatagtgttttattaaaaaaaattaactttggtTCATCACACTGTAAACAACaccataaataatctttagcaATAGATATTTACTGTTTTCTACTtagctatttttattttgatttagaGTTTactaagtattattattattaatttcccCCAGCGTTTACAATTTATACTTAGGAAGTGCCAGCGTTTAAAGAAATAACTTAgcgtgtatttttttccaaactttaTTTTCAGAGGAATTTGTGGGCAAAATGCTCGAACACGTCCTTGATCCTCCGATTGTAGACGTCCAGATTTTGCATCTTAATCTGGAACGAGTCCTTGAAATCCTCGCCCTTTTCGGCCGTTTCCATCAAATCGGGGGCTTCGCTCGAATCACACAGACTGATTTTGAGCAGGAAAAGCGACTGGACTAGGCCGTACTTCCCAAACTCCCTCCAATGCTCCTTGAGTTTTTTGAAAGGGAAAAGGGCCTCAGCATCACAGCCTAAATCGGCTAAAAAGTCGCAAAAACTCGAATGGTACGCTTGGAGaataaaatcgaaattttctaaaactttTGCGTCTATTATTTTCTATGAAAACTagctaacaattttttttgttatagaatacatttttttaatctcgaaaaatattttaattttgctatGCAAACTCCATCTCATTaaaaagcttatcaaaaatatccatacataaaaaaaatggtcttttatttcaaaaacatgagttattcaacttttttttagaacatcctgtatattatctgcgtactttaactaaaaatcaactatttcctaaaactacaaagtattctgaatttttcggTTGTaaatttgccgaaaaatattcataggtgactttgcagtaatttttcaaaaattgttttttttatgacgaaaagttgaataattccgaaacgaaaagaaatagaCCTATagtagtttatataaagttacattatttttttgcgtagaatctaattatgctaAAATATatagtgttttattaaaaaaaattaactttggtTCATCACACTGTAAACAACaccataaataatctttagcaATAGATATTTACTGTTTTCTACTtagctatttttattttgatttagaGTTTactaagtattattattattaatttcccCCAGCGTTTACAATTTATACTTAGGAAGTGCCAGCGTTTAAAGAAATAACTTAgcgtgtatttttttccaaactttaTTTTCAGAGGAATTTGTGGGCAAAATGCTCGAACACGTCCTTGATCCTCCGATTGTAGACGTCCAGATTTTGCATCTTAATCTGGAACGAGTCCTTGAAATCCTCGCCCTTTTCGGCCGTTTCCATCAAATCCGGGGCTTCGCTCGAATCACACAGACTGATTTTGAGCAAGAAAAGCGACTGGACTAGGCCGTACTTCCCAAACTCCCTCCAATGCTCCTTGAGTTTTTTGAAAGGGAAAAGGGCCTCAGCATCACAGCCTAAATCGGCCAAAAAGTCGCAAAAACTCGAATGGTACGCTTGGAGAATGAAAtcgaaattttctaaaactttTGCGTCAGCGCAACAGTAGAGAAAATAGGACAAGTCGATGACTGGAGACCCGACTCGCACCAGCTGGAAGTCGAGGAAGGAGATTTCCGTCGGTCTTGACTTGTCCTCGCCCTAAAGCAACACATTCTCGTGATGCAATTaattcaagaaaaataattacctCGTATTTGAACATGAAATTGTTATTCCAGCAATCGCCATGTAATAGCACCGAAGGTTCGGTGTTTTCGTCCGAAAGCCCGACCAAAATCCGCTCAAAATCCTCCTCTAAGCCGTCAAATTTCTGCAAAATTTCAGGCTCAAGTAGCGTCTTCACGTGTTCAAACTCCTTGCGATAAACGCCAATCAGGTCAGCTTTCGTGATAAAAAGCCCGAACAGATCGTTCAAATTTCGCCCAAGACTGTTAAAGACCGCCGGTTTTTTCTCCTTCAAACCGAGCGACAAGGCGTGATATTTGCCATAATTGCGAAAAACCATCAGAACGTGGTCAAGATTCATCGCTTGTTTGCGGTCATGTAACTCAAAACCGTCACTTTTCAAGTTTTGCAAAATCACAGCTTCGCGCGTCAGCTCGCTCGAAACACTGAAACACTTCGGGACGTTGCTGAAGGCCTTCTGGACGCCTCTCTGTCTTTGAAACTCGTCCAGCAGCGGGAAAATCTTGCTGTAGAAGAAGATCTCGCGGTCGTAGGCCTCCTTGATCGGCGTTTGCTTGCGCAGCTCGTCGCTTTTTTTCGCCGATTTGATGACGAGATCGTAGGTTTTCCCGCTGGTTTCCACTTTGAGGAACGTCACTTCGCCCAAATAGCCGTCCCCTTTGGTTGTGTTGCCCCCAATGGCGAGCTTATAGTCGGGGATTTGGAGCGAGGTCATCATTTTGTCCACCCAGAGGTGGAGATCGTCCAGAGTTGCAGCACTCATTGTTTTCACTAGTCATTGCATGACAGGGATGGGTTTTCTTATATAGAAGGTCTCGGGGGCAAAGTTTCCTTTACAAGGAGTAATTAACTGAGAAAATGCTTGAATTGGCAATTACATGTTggtttttgcaagttttgatTGTTTGCTGGTCTAAATATTgtcaattgaaaaattacattcaTAAAGAGTAATAAGGGGGCACGTTACGTAACCGCACACATgtattattaaattgaaaacacttttattagcGGCGGTTTGATGTAATGTAAACAATTCGTAATAAGGGGGCACCATTTCAACAATACAAATTTTAGAAcctcaagttttttttatataaatgtcgtagaaataatagtaataatagtgtaatttttttaattttgtgccTAAGCACACGTTTACTgtacttgtatttttgaaaagtatttttgttcctgattacaacgatatccgtaatttgtaatttaagaaaaaagcgtttttgcaaagagtgctcttaaaataaatgttgtttagcaaactatttttttgacaattttgacagttctaagAAGTATGCGAGGAGAATTTTGAtaactttgtcttgttttgttttgcgaaaAATAAACCTTTAACTTATCGTgtcatttagtttttaaataaagcttagcgagtttaattaaacctccaaaatgtaatttgtttaaaacaaaattgttgtccttttttccaaagcactcttcgcaaaaatacttttttctccattttaatTAGCACGTAAGATTTggtcatatcatgtgatacatcgttgtaatcaaaaataaaaacacttttcaaaaatataaaaagcgaATATAGGtttcataagaaaaaccaaagttgtgTGTTGTAAATCTGACATCAAGGACGCCTTGGAAAAAcacgatgacagatttagattccttgtaaaaaagtgtttgaagaatgttaaaaacgtctagtccttttggttttcgcttgaaaaaataaaaacgaaaattacctacaaactttagtttttttccaatatttcaaaaactaaaaatgacacatcaaattttctttctgaTATTTGTTTAGTATA is a genomic window containing:
- the LOC103313592 gene encoding uncharacterized protein LOC103313592, whose translation is MSAATLDDLHLWVDKMMTSLQIPDYKLAIGGNTTKGDGYLGEVTFLKVETSGKTYDLVIKSAKKSDELRKQTPIKEAYDREIFFYSKIFPLLDEFQRQRGVQKAFSNVPKCFSVSSELTREAVILQNLKSDGFELHDRKQAMNLDHVLMVFRNYGKYHALSLGLKEKKPAVFNSLGRNLNDLFGLFITKADLIGVYRKEFEHVKTLLEPEILQKFDGLEEDFERILVGLSDENTEPSVLLHGDCWNNNFMFKYEGEDKSRPTEISFLDFQLVRVGSPVIDLSYFLYCCADAKVLENFDFILQAYHSSFCDFLADLGCDAEALFPFKKLKEHWREFGKYGLVQSLFLLKISLCDSSEAPDLMETAEKGEDFKDSFQIKMQNLDVYNRRIKDVFEHFAHKFL
- the LOC103313593 gene encoding uncharacterized protein LOC103313593, whose translation is MSHTSNEIEVKSWLAKILKNADNFSVKIEGNSEKGDGYLGDILFVQVTENTAKKHNLVLKCAKKSKLLREKSPVQEAYLNEILFYETVYPDFVRFQRERGVENGFDNVVKCYGTLISGDMEIIAMDNLKKKGYVLWDRKIPLTRKHIDLVASAYGKLHAISIAMRDQEPQRFESLAKKPFDFFVKFMKTSDMITTMERNFDEITDLMAGALEDGVLRKWKDSKRRIRPFWENLREIVTGMKVLTHGDCWNNNFMHYHINGEPADFVMIDWQLIYLTSPIYDLSYFLFACISEEDINDLDKILQLYHSSLRDHLKKLGSNPDLYPFEDLVNDWKKYSFYGVIITNIIHKFVQSDKDEVPDLVDSVESGEDMADVFNLPIKNTEDYKKRRLYITKYVVEQGLI